One genomic region from Rosa rugosa chromosome 1, drRosRugo1.1, whole genome shotgun sequence encodes:
- the LOC133707182 gene encoding plant UBX domain-containing protein 1, with amino-acid sequence MILDSSSKRRRVTNIDRMEAEEAKAKLTAAKEKFGREIRVFETAASSSSQNADSNTEEPDDLYEFTAEDYYRIMNTKKEDKFLKTRKIREAEQAARRSRITKAVIRVRFPDNATLEATFHPSETIQSLVDLLMKVVARPELSFHIYTTPPKKLIKDMTQDFYSAGFAPGAIVYFSYDIPKGDDTADVKSGPFLHDEIMSLKGLELVKEHAEPVQTAPEPIHEAPPPVVQEKKPAEKKSVKPKWLKM; translated from the exons ATGATCCTTGATTCTTCTTCTAAAAGAAGGAGGGTCACCAACATTGATCGCATGGAGGCCGAAGAAGCCAAG GCCAAGCTCACAGCAGCAAAAGAAAAGTTTGGGAGAGAAATTCGTGTTTTTGAAACAGCAGCATCTTCTTCTTCGCAAAATGCAGACTCCAATACTG AGGAGCCAGATGACCTTTATGAGTTCACTGCTGAGGATTATTATCGGATAATGAATACCAAGAAGGAAG ATAAGTTCCTGAAAACACGAAAGATTAGAGAGGCAGAACAGGCAGCTCGCAGGTCAAGGATAACAAAG GCTGTGATCAGGGTTCGCTTTCCTGATAATGCAACATTAGAGGCCACTTTTCATCCATCAGAAACAATTCAGAGCTTGGTTGATCTCCTCATGAAAGTGGTTGCTCGACCAGAATTATCGTTCCACATAT ATACTACTCCTCCTAAGAAGCTGATAAAAGACATGACACAGGACTTTTACTCTGCTGGCTTTGCTCCTGGTGCAAttgtatatttttcatatgaTATTCCAAAAG GTGATGATACTGCAGATGTCAAGTCAGGTCCTTTCCTTCACGACGAGATCATGTCTTTGAAAGGTCTGGAACTCGTGAAAGAGCATGCAGAGCCCGTTCAGACTGCACCAGAACCTATACACGAGGCACCACCCCCTGTTGTCCAAGAGAAGAAGCCTGCTGAGAAAAAATCTGTTAAGCCGAAGTGGCTGAAAATGTGA
- the LOC133726696 gene encoding DNA repair protein RAD5A — MGNKITDELLSTVRSIVDSGYSDMDIIRALHMANNDVTAAINIIFDTPTPKSKERSDFASSPKISSPEVANSKPNGGDCPASPGDDVVGDVERSAGSEWWLVGCGEVAGLSTCRGRRIKAADEVDFTFPLKISPSPGKVFGRGRPAAACSEIVRFSTTDSGEIGRIPKEWARCLLPLVRDKKVKIEGHCKSAPDVLSIMDTILLSISVYINSSMFLKQKQTSLKAASNSTEETVVHPLPTLFQLLGLSPFQKAEFTPGDLYTRKRPRPLDQKDSSGLCASIIHANKHKNPSRNEDEVENEECISDAEVDNIVGVGDSSELEEMDPPAALLCELRPYQKQALHWMIQLEKGKCMDEGAMTLHPCWEAYRLADKRDRIIYLNAFSGDAITEFPSALQMARGGILADAMGLGKTIMTIALLVAHSGHGSSGSQPMSRSSGEDIEASYTSDHSSKLPKSVTKFSGFHQLMKQKNTLAYGGSLIVCPMTLLGQWKAEIESHVQPGSVSVYVHYGQSRPKDATLLAQSDVVITTYGVLASEFSTENSKDNGGLYSVSWFRVVLDEAHTIKSSKSQISIAAAALVAGRRWCLTGTPIQNNLEDIYSLLRFLRVEPWANWAWWNKLIQKPFEEGDERGLKLVQSILKTIMLRRTKFSTDREGRPILALPPADIQVVYCELTEAEKDFYEALFKRSKVKFDQFVEQGRVLHNYASILELLLRLRQCCDHPFLVMSRGDTQEYSDLNKLARRFLKGSQNSVEGEAKDLPSRAYVQEVVEEIRKGEQGECPICLEAFEDAVLTPCAHRLCRECLLASWRNSTSGLCPVCRKSLSKQDLITAPTYSRFHVDIEKNWVESSKIVILLRELECLRSSGSKSIVFSQWTAFLDLLQIPLSRSNIPFLRLDGTLNQQQREKVLKQFSEDSDILVLLMSLKAGGVGINLTAASNAFVLDPWWNPAVEEQAVMRIHRIGQTKSVMIKRFIVKGTVEERMEAVQARKQRLISGALTDQEVRSARIEELKMLFT; from the exons ATGGGCAACAAAATCACCGACGAACTATTATCCACCGTTCGTTCAATCGTCGATTCCGGCTACTCCGACATGGACATAATCCGAGCCCTACACATGGCCAACAACGACGTCACCGCCGCGATCAACATCATCTTCGACACCCCCACACCCAAATCTAAAGAAAGGTCAGATTTCGCGAGCAGTCCCAAAATCTCGAGTCCTGAAGTCGCGAATTCGAAGCCGAACGGAGGCGATTGCCCCGCCAGTCCAGGCGATGATGTAGTAGGTGACGTGGAGAGGTCGGCCGGCAGCGAGTGGTGGTTGGTGGGTTGCGGCGAGGTGGCAGGGTTATCGACGTGTAGAGGGAGGAGGATCAAGGCCGCAGACGAAGTGGATTTCACATTTCCTTTGAAGATTTCGCCGTCTCCCGGAAAGGTTTTCGGGAGGGGACGGCCGGCGGCGGCGTGTTCGGAGATTGTGAGGTTCTCCACGACCGATTCCGGAGAG ATTGGACGAATACCGAAGGAATGGGCTCGGTGTCTGTTGCCACTTGTGAGAGATAAGAAGGTTAAAATCGAGGGGCATTGTAAATCTGCTCCTGATGTCTTGAGCATTATGGACACCATTCTCTTGTCTATAAG TGTGTATATCAACAGTTCTATGTTCCTTAAGCAAAAGCAGACCTCGCTTAAGGCAGCCAGTAATTCCACAGAGGAAACAGTGGTTCATCCTCTCCCGACATTGTTCCAGTTGCTAGGCCTAAGTCCTTTCCAGAAG GCAGAATTTACTCCTGGTGACTTGTACACAAGAAAGCGCCCGCGCCCTTTAGACCAAAAG GACAGTTCTGGGCTCTGTGCCTCAATTATACATGCAAATAAGCATAAAAATCCTTCTAGAAATGAAGATGAAGTTGAAAACGAGGAATGTATTTCGGATGCTGAGGTTGATAACATCGTTGGGGTTGGAGATAGCTCTGAGTTAGAG GAAATGGATCCTCCTGCTGCACTTCTGTGTGAACTTCGTCCATACCAAAAGCAGGCTCTTCATTGGATGATCCAACTAGAAAAGGGAAAATGCATGGATGAGGGAGCAATGACTCTTCACCCTTGTTGGGAGGCATATCGTCTTGCAGACAA GAGGGACCGTATTATATATTTGAATGCATTTTCTGGAGACGCAATAACAGAATTTCCAAGCGCACTTCAAATGGCCAGAGGAGGA ATCCTAGCTGATGCTATGGGCTTGGGGAAGACGATTATGACAATAGCACTCCTTGTTGCTCATTCAGGACATGGATCATCGGGTAGTCAACCTATGAGCCGGTCCTCCGGTGAAGATATTGAAGCCAGTTACACGTCAGACCATTCATCAAAACTCCCAAAGTCGGTCACAAAGTTTTCAGGATTTCATCAGTTGATGAAGCAAAAAAACACGCTTGCATATGGGGGCAGTTTGATTGTATGTCCTATGACCCTTCTTGGCCAGTGGAAG GCAGAGATTGAATCTCATGTGCAACCTGGATCTGTATCAGTATATGTTCATTATGGACAAAGTAGACCAAAGGATGCGACTCTTTTAGCCCAAAGCGATGTTGTGATCACTACATATGGCGTTTTAGCATCAGAATTTTCTACAGAG AATTCTAAGGACAATGGGGGACTTTACTCAGTTAGTTGGTTTAGAGTGGTTCTTGATGAAGCGCACACCATAAAATCCTCTAAAAGCCAAATCTctattgctgctgctgctttagTTGCTGGTCGCCGATGGTGTCTTACTGGCACCCCCATACAG AACAATCTGGAGGACATTTATAGCCTACTCCGGTTTTTGAGGGTAGAACCTTGGGCGAATTGGGCTTG GTGGAATAAACTCATCCAGAAACCCTTTGAGGAGGGTGATGAGAGAGGGTTAAAGCTGGTTCAGTCTATCTTAAAGACGATTATGTTAAGGAGAACCAAGTTTAGCACTGATCGTGAAGGCAG GCCTATTTTAGCCCTTCCTCCTGCTGATATTCAGGTGGTTTACTGTGAACTCACAGAAGCTGAAAAAGACTTTTATGAGGCCTTGTTTAAAAGATCAAAG GTGAAATTTGATCAATTTGTTGAGCAAGGACGGGTTCTTCATAATTATGCATCCATATTGGAATTACTTTTACGCCTTCGCCAATGTTGTGATCACCCATTTCTTGTGATGAG TCGAGGTGATACACAAGAATATTCAGATCTGAATAAGCTTGCAAGACGTTTTCTAAAAGGCAGCCAGAATTCTGTGGAAGGGGAAGCCAAAGATTTGCCTTCACGGGCTTATGTTCAGGAAGTTGTTGAAGAGATTCGCAAGGGGGAACAAGGAGAGTGTCCCATATGTCTTGAAGCATTTGAAGATGCAGTATTGACACCTTGTGCTCATCGCTTATGCCGAGAATGTCTCTTGGCAAGTTGGCGGAATTCCACTTCTGGCTTATGTCCAGTTTGCAG GAAGAGTCTAAGTAAGCAAGATCTTATTACAGCACCAACTTACAGTCGGTTCCATGTTGATATTGAGAAAAACTGGGTGGAATCATCCAAAATAGTTATTCTTTTGCGTGAACTTGAATGTCTTCGTTCGTCAGGCTCAAAGAGCATTGTCTTCAGCCAGTGGACAGCCTTTCTGGACCTCCTGCAGATACCTCTTTCTCG GAGTAACATTCCATTTTTGCGCCTGGATGGGACTCTGAATCAACAGCAGCGCGAGAAAGTGTTAAAACAGTTTTCAGAAGACAGTGACATTCTG GTGTTGCTAATGTCACTGAAGGCCGGAGGAGTTGGAATAAATTTAACAGCAGCATCCAATGCCTTTGTCTTG GATCCATGGTGGAATCCAGCTGTAGAGGAACAAGCGGTTATGCGGATTCATCGCATCGGACAAACAAAAAGTGTGATGATCAAACGATTTATCGTGAAG GGAACAGTCGAGGAAAGAATGGAAGCAGTGCAAGCTCGTAAACAGCGGTTAATTTCTGGCGCCTTGACTGACCAAGAAGTTCGTTCGGCTCGCATAGAAGAACTGAAGATGCTTTTTACTTGA
- the LOC133726693 gene encoding uncharacterized protein LOC133726693, which yields MAPKMRWTRSKRLLEEYEDENHNAEREVQEISNDQNVIGGISETGTAVSGRDEDHQIHPRSRRDLYGCIKAVVPHHEVFVRSKNKMETKCEITLENLSREDVKITLWGDPAREFDLDAIYNLPPPVLAVFTSLRIALFQQQPTPSSTNHSCIIIDPDIGQREDYEEEFSKAGDKRKLLPTPSKQPLHQEAKDHAKKKNSVTAQYR from the exons ATGGCTCCAAAGATGAGGTGGACAAGAAGTAAGAGATTGTTAGAGGagtatgaagatgaaaatcataaTGCTGAAAGGGAAGTCCAAGAAATATCTAATGACCAGAATGTAATTGGTGGTATATCTGAAACTGGAACCGCAGTTTCTGGTAGGGATGAAGACCATCAAATTCATCCAAGATCAAGGCGTG ACCTTTATGGCTGCATCAAAGCAGTTGTACCACATCATGAGGTGTTCGTTAGAAGCAAAAACAAAATGGAAACAAAATGTGAAATCACTTTGGAAAATCTGAG TAGAGAAGATGTGAAGATAACTCTTTGGGGGGATCCTGCAAGAGAGTTCGATCTGGATGCAATTTACAATTTGCCTCCACCAGTACTAGCAGTATTTACTAGCTTGAGGATTGCTCTATTTCAAC AACAACCAACTCCATCGAGCACAAATCACAGCTGCATAATCATTGATCCAGACATTGGCCAAAGAGAAGACTACGAGGAAGA ATTCTCAAAAGCAGGGGATAAGCGGAAGTTGCTACCAACTCCATCCAAGCAACCACTCCACCAAGAAGCCAAAGatcatgcaaaaaaaaaaaacagcgtCACGGCTCAATACCGTTAA
- the LOC133726694 gene encoding uncharacterized protein LOC133726694, which yields MTDEDIIVSVLLGLPSNYTTMKTIIRAKPTPISLQELRSLLLIAEAELDEIDKSISLPRYASAPTLVTNDKYDANATMPMMPTSSVASSIGYTVQSMSNLGYTMSDAHKAPAVSNGICYATASIPKRDFIYAANTVLNNESQGDFVQQFSSPSQSADVLHQHFGHSQQHLNHCRNSTTDSFVTGLYTQPNTDFTQQHSGYSMHNSNHDSSGGFVPNHNTASQPLYFTNTSSPIAVTPSLATCGRISQVHDGCFPQTSSFLQQRGFSQPFASCTSTTKQNVYGCFPQSTGFIAQSEGIQRSYGNEIGNGVQGYNGSHQLHNNSQNARGSGSHGDIVDVNNRTEQHAEALVCSSRDHGDYEKDGPLPMGTHDNNLVGSSFKAKMSSTESNKDVVEDHMNNGSYQGIQQVQQKIQQTNAFQQNNGSQHNGGFMKQQPNRSGYSAQRCYHRNSQPLNIALSSYVECQLCRRPGHIAKICRYKQWPSNSSQNTQLSSYTSMPLIPPG from the coding sequence ATGACGGATGAAGACATAATTGTCTCTGTTCTTCTTGGTTTGCCATCAAACTATACTACCATGAAGACTATAATCAGGGCTAAGCCTACCCCGATTTCATTACAAGAATTAAGGTCTCTTTTACTCATTGCTGAAGCTGAACTTGATGAAATTGACAAGTCTATTTCTTTGCCAAGGTATGCTTCTGCACCGACTCTTGTTACAAATGACAAATATGATGCTAATGCTACGATGCCTATGATGCCTACAAGTAGTGTTGCCTCTTCTATTGGGTATACTGTGCAGTCCATGTCTAATTTGGGGTATACAATGAGTGATGCTCATAAGGCTCCTGCTGTGTCTAATGGAATCTGTTATGCCACTGCATCTATTCCTAAAAGGGATTTTATATATGCTGCAAATACTGTGCTTAACAATGAGTCTCAAGGAGACTTTGTACAGCAATTTTCGAGTCCCTCTCAATCTGCTGATGTCCTGCACCAACACTTTGGTCATTCACAACAGCACTTGAACCATTGTCGAAATAGTACTACTGACAGTTTTGTTACTGGGCTATACACTCAACCCAATACTGATTTTACTCAGCAACACAGTGGTTACTCAATGCATAATAGCAATCATGACTCAAGTGGAGGTTTTGTTCCCAATCATAACACTGCCTCTCAGCCTCTATACTTTACAAATACTTCATCACCTATTGCAGTCACTCCTAGTCTTGCAACCTGTGGTCGAATATCACAAGTACACGATGGTTGTTTTCCTCAAACCTCAAGTTTCTTGCAGCAGCGTGGCTTTTCACAACCATTTGCATCGTGCACTAGTACTACAAAGCAAAATGTTTATGGGTGTTTCCCTCAATCTACTGGTTTCATTGCACAAAGTGAAGGTATACAGAGGTCTTATGGTAATGAAATTGGCAATGGAGTGCAAGGCTATAATGGTTCGCATCAACTACATAACAACTCTCAGAATGCTAGAGGATCTGGATCTCATGGTGATATTGTTGATGTGAATAATAGGACAGAACAACATGCAGAGGCTCTTGTTTGTTCAAGTCGAGACCATGGAGATTATGAAAAAGATGGTCCTTTGCCCATGGGAACTCATGATAACAACCTTGTTGGTAGTTCTTTTAAGGCCAAAATGTCTTCTACGGAGTCCAATAAGGATGTTGTTGAGGATCATATGAACAATGGTAGCTATCAAGGTATTCAGCAAGTGCAACAGAAAATACAACAAACCAATGCATTTCAGCAAAATAATGGCTCTCAGCACAATGGAGGATTCATGAAGCAGCAACCCAATCGTTCGGGATACTCTGCACAAAGATGTTACCATAGGAACTCTCAGCCTTTGAATATTGCCTTGAGCTCATATGTGGAATGCCAATTGTGCAGGAGGCCTGGACACATTGCCAAAATTTGCAGATATAAACAATGGCCAAGTAACAGCTCTCAGAATACTCAATTAAGTTCCTATACCTCCATGCCACTCATTCCTCCTGGCTGA